The proteins below are encoded in one region of Hordeum vulgare subsp. vulgare chromosome 3H, MorexV3_pseudomolecules_assembly, whole genome shotgun sequence:
- the LOC123440770 gene encoding protein LURP-one-related 11-like yields the protein MAKVQPLAAAVSPSSSDDQRSQTAYTVWMKSLVFNGNGCTVYGPDGAVAFRVDNYGCRGGREVFFMDRAGNALIRIRRKGFGVFRRWEVCRCAHNGGQEEEEATPWFTVRRAEKGGAAVAMHGGAGTCYRVDGCCARTSEYKVSGVDGTVVAEVARKQTPAGVVLGEDVLTLTVAPEADHLLLLGLVVVRGLVNRSL from the coding sequence ATGGCCAAGGTCCAGCCCCTTGCTGCCGCGGTCTCACCGTCGTCCTCCGACGATCAACGGAGCCAGACGGCGTACACGGTGTGGATGAAGTCGCTGGTCTTCAACGGCAACGGCTGCACGGTGTACGGACCCGACGGCGCCGTCGCCTTCCGCGTCGACAACTACGGCTGCAGGGGCGGCCGCGAGGTCTTCTTCATGGACCGCGCCGGCAACGCCCTCATCAGGATCAGACGCAAGGGATTTGGCGTGTTCAGGAGGTGGGAGGTCTGCCGGTGCGCCCACAACGGcggtcaggaggaggaggaggcgacaccCTGGTTCACTGTGCGCCGGGCCGAGAAGGGCGGGGCCGCCGTGGCCATGCACGGCGGCGCGGGAACGTGCTACAGGGTCGACGGGTGCTGTGCGCGTACGTCCGAGTACAAAGTCAGCGGCGTCGATGGCACGGTCGTGGCTGAGGTGGCTAGGAAGCAGACGCCGGCGGGGGTGGTGCTGGGGGAGGATGTGCTGACGCTGACGGTGGCGCCGGAGGCGGATCACCTGCTCTTGCTGGGTTTGGTCGTCGTGCGTGGCCTCGTCAATCGCTCCTTGTGA